GTGAATTTGCAAAATACGCATTTTTCTGGCCGGACAAGGAAAAATCCTGTTTTTGAGCGCAGCGTACTCGTGTACGTGAGCATCAAAAACAGGATTTTAACGCAGTCAGGTCAAAAAAGTCGGGTTTGCGTAAATGCGCACGACAGGCTCACCCCGCCGCCAAACTCTCCCATCCTTACTGTCTTATTTCTACCGCACAGACTTCCCTGCGCAGCCTCTACCGTTCAAAATAGGTGTACCCGCGCAAACCGTCTTCAAATGCCTGCATAATGGCAAACCGGTCGCTGGCCGAAATCCGCCCTTGCCGCACAGCCTGCTCCGCCGTACTGCGCAGATCTTCCAGAATGCGGCGCGGCTCATATTCCACATAGCTCAGAATATCCGCCACAGAGTCACCCCTGATTTCGCGCACATACTCATAATTGCCGTCATCCCGCACCCTGATGGAAACAACGTTGGTGTCGCCCATGAGATTATGCAGATCACCCAGGGTTTCCTGATACGCACCCACCAGGAACACGCCAAGGTAATATTCCTCGCCGTCCCGTAAGGGGTGCAGATCAAGGGTGGGCTTCATGCCCTGCGGGTCAATGAAATGGTCAATCCGGCCATCAGAATCGCAGGTAATATCAGAAATAATGCCCTGCCGCGAAGGAAATTCCTTGAGCCGATGCACGGGCATAACCGGGAACAGCTGGTCAATGGCCCAGGAGTCGGGCAAGGACTGGAACACGCTGAAGTTGCCGTAATAGATGTCGGCAAGGCTCACATCGATGTCCGCAAGATCGCGAGGTATCGTCTTGAGCCGTGTTTTCTCCTGAGCAATGCGCATGATGATGGCCCAGAAAAACCGCTCGGCCAATGTGCGCTGACGCAGATTCACCCGCCCTGTCGAGAACAGCTGACGCATCTCGTCCCGGTAGTAAATGGCGTCGTTATAGCACTCCTGCAAATTGCGCAGGGTGATGTTGGCAAGGGTTTCGCGCAGGTTCAGCACAGGCTCCGGCGTGCCCTCGGGCAGGGTATCGGGCAGCTGCACTTCTTCCACCATGCTCACATCAAGCACGTTAAAGAGCAGCACGGAATAGTAGGCCACTGTGGCGCGGCCGGATTCCGTAATGATGTGCGGATGCGGGATCTTCTGCTCATCAAGAATGCTCATGATGGCTTCAACAATGTCGGCGCTGTATTCGTCGAGCGTATAGTTGCGCGACGAAACATAGTTGGTGTGCGAACCGTCATAGTCCACAGCCAGACCGCCGCCAAGGTCAAGATAGCCCATGGGGGCGCCTTCCTGCACCAGGCCCACGTAAAGACGCGCGCCTTCCATGACACCGGTACGGATGTCGCGAATATTGGAAACCTGCGACCCGAGGTGGTAGTGCAGCAGCTTGAAGCAATCAAGCATGTCGTTGGCCTTGAGCGTATCCACAACGTCTACGATCTGCGCGGGTGAAAGGCCAAAGGTGGAGCGTTCGCCGCCGGAATCCGTCCAGTGGCCGCTGGCCTTTACGGCCAGCTTGGCGCGCACGCCGATGTTGGGCCGCACGCCGAGCGCCTTGCTGCGCTCAAGCACAACTTCCAGCTCGCTGGGCATTTCGAGAACAAAGAGCACGTTAAAGCCAAGGCGCAGAGCCTGAAGGCCAAGGTCGATGAATTCTTCGTCCTTGTAGCCGTTGCAGACAATGCAGGCCTCGCGGTCACGCATGAGCGACACGGCGGCAATGAGTTCCGCCTTGGAGCCGACCTCCAGGCCGTGATGGTAGGTGGAGCCGAACTGGGCTATTTTTTCCACAACCTGCTGCTGCTGGTTGACCTTGATGGGAAAAACGCCACGGTACGAACCCGTATAATTCAGATTTTTGATAGCCTTGCGGAATGATTCGTGGATATTGGCAATGCGCGAATCCAGAATGTTTTCCACGCG
The window above is part of the uncultured Desulfovibrio sp. genome. Proteins encoded here:
- the speA gene encoding biosynthetic arginine decarboxylase, translated to MAKNRALQQWRVEDSIELYGIRNWGAGYFDVSDAGEVVICPQGPKGPQVSIPEVIAGLKERGYDMPVLLRVENILDSRIANIHESFRKAIKNLNYTGSYRGVFPIKVNQQQQVVEKIAQFGSTYHHGLEVGSKAELIAAVSLMRDREACIVCNGYKDEEFIDLGLQALRLGFNVLFVLEMPSELEVVLERSKALGVRPNIGVRAKLAVKASGHWTDSGGERSTFGLSPAQIVDVVDTLKANDMLDCFKLLHYHLGSQVSNIRDIRTGVMEGARLYVGLVQEGAPMGYLDLGGGLAVDYDGSHTNYVSSRNYTLDEYSADIVEAIMSILDEQKIPHPHIITESGRATVAYYSVLLFNVLDVSMVEEVQLPDTLPEGTPEPVLNLRETLANITLRNLQECYNDAIYYRDEMRQLFSTGRVNLRQRTLAERFFWAIIMRIAQEKTRLKTIPRDLADIDVSLADIYYGNFSVFQSLPDSWAIDQLFPVMPVHRLKEFPSRQGIISDITCDSDGRIDHFIDPQGMKPTLDLHPLRDGEEYYLGVFLVGAYQETLGDLHNLMGDTNVVSIRVRDDGNYEYVREIRGDSVADILSYVEYEPRRILEDLRSTAEQAVRQGRISASDRFAIMQAFEDGLRGYTYFER